In one Thunnus maccoyii chromosome 12, fThuMac1.1, whole genome shotgun sequence genomic region, the following are encoded:
- the eif4e2 gene encoding eukaryotic translation initiation factor 4E type 2 isoform X1, with the protein MNNKFDALKDDDSGDHDQDQGSPKDGEKEKTEDEDKEQNISKKKMVVPGAGEHPLQYNYTFWYSRRTPGRPASTQSYEQNIKQIGSFASVEQFWRFYSHMIRPGDLTGHSDFHLFKEGIKPMWEDDANKMGGKWIIRLRKGLASRCWENLILAMLGEQFMVGEEICGAVVSVRFQEDIISIWNKTASDQATTARIRDTLRRVLNLPPNTIMEYKTHTDSIKAWEDFHGLVNASGGR; encoded by the exons ATGAACAACAAATTTGACGC TCTGAAAGACGATGACAGTGGAGACCACGACCAGGATCAAGGTTCACCGAAAGACGGTGAGAAGGAAAAGACCGAAGACGAGGACAAGGAACAGAACATTTCCAAGAAAAAG atgGTTGTACCAGGGGCAGGAGAGCACCCTCTTCAATACAACTACACCTTCTGGTACTCCAGACGCACCCCAGGGAGACCAGCCAGCACTCAGAGCTACGAGCAGAACATCAAACAGATTGGCAGCTTTGCCTCG GTGGAGCAGTTCTGGCGTTTCTATAGTCACATGATCCGGCCAGGTGACCTAACAGGCCATAGTGACTTCCACCTCTTCAAGGAAGGCATCAAACCTATGTGGGAG GATGATGCCAATAAGATGGGTGGGAAGTGGATCATCCGTCTGAGGAAAGGCCTGGCGTCTCGGTGCTGGGAAAACCTGATCCTGGCCATGCTGGGGGAGCAGTTCATGGTTGGAGAGGAGATCTGCGGGGCTGTGGTGTCAGTACGCTTCCAG GAGGACATCATCTCCATTTGGAACAAAACAGCAAGTGACCAGGCGACCACGGCCCGCATCAGAGACACGCTGCGCAGAGTCCTCAACCTGCCTCCcaacaccatcatggagtacaagacacacacagacagcattaA AGCATGGGAAGACTTCCATGGTCTGGTGAATGCTAGCGGCGGACGTTAA
- the eif4e2 gene encoding eukaryotic translation initiation factor 4E type 2 isoform X2, whose amino-acid sequence MNNKFDALKDDDSGDHDQDQGSPKDGEKEKTEDEDKEQNISKKKMVVPGAGEHPLQYNYTFWYSRRTPGRPASTQSYEQNIKQIGSFASVEQFWRFYSHMIRPGDLTGHSDFHLFKEGIKPMWEDDANKMGGKWIIRLRKGLASRCWENLILAMLGEQFMVGEEICGAVVSVRFQEDIISIWNKTASDQATTARIRDTLRRVLNLPPNTIMEYKTHTDSIKYSMGRLPWSGEC is encoded by the exons ATGAACAACAAATTTGACGC TCTGAAAGACGATGACAGTGGAGACCACGACCAGGATCAAGGTTCACCGAAAGACGGTGAGAAGGAAAAGACCGAAGACGAGGACAAGGAACAGAACATTTCCAAGAAAAAG atgGTTGTACCAGGGGCAGGAGAGCACCCTCTTCAATACAACTACACCTTCTGGTACTCCAGACGCACCCCAGGGAGACCAGCCAGCACTCAGAGCTACGAGCAGAACATCAAACAGATTGGCAGCTTTGCCTCG GTGGAGCAGTTCTGGCGTTTCTATAGTCACATGATCCGGCCAGGTGACCTAACAGGCCATAGTGACTTCCACCTCTTCAAGGAAGGCATCAAACCTATGTGGGAG GATGATGCCAATAAGATGGGTGGGAAGTGGATCATCCGTCTGAGGAAAGGCCTGGCGTCTCGGTGCTGGGAAAACCTGATCCTGGCCATGCTGGGGGAGCAGTTCATGGTTGGAGAGGAGATCTGCGGGGCTGTGGTGTCAGTACGCTTCCAG GAGGACATCATCTCCATTTGGAACAAAACAGCAAGTGACCAGGCGACCACGGCCCGCATCAGAGACACGCTGCGCAGAGTCCTCAACCTGCCTCCcaacaccatcatggagtacaagacacacacagacagcattaAGTAT AGCATGGGAAGACTTCCATGGTCTGGTGAATGCTAG
- the eif4e2 gene encoding eukaryotic translation initiation factor 4E type 2 isoform X3 produces the protein MVVPGAGEHPLQYNYTFWYSRRTPGRPASTQSYEQNIKQIGSFASVEQFWRFYSHMIRPGDLTGHSDFHLFKEGIKPMWEDDANKMGGKWIIRLRKGLASRCWENLILAMLGEQFMVGEEICGAVVSVRFQEDIISIWNKTASDQATTARIRDTLRRVLNLPPNTIMEYKTHTDSIKAWEDFHGLVNASGGR, from the exons atgGTTGTACCAGGGGCAGGAGAGCACCCTCTTCAATACAACTACACCTTCTGGTACTCCAGACGCACCCCAGGGAGACCAGCCAGCACTCAGAGCTACGAGCAGAACATCAAACAGATTGGCAGCTTTGCCTCG GTGGAGCAGTTCTGGCGTTTCTATAGTCACATGATCCGGCCAGGTGACCTAACAGGCCATAGTGACTTCCACCTCTTCAAGGAAGGCATCAAACCTATGTGGGAG GATGATGCCAATAAGATGGGTGGGAAGTGGATCATCCGTCTGAGGAAAGGCCTGGCGTCTCGGTGCTGGGAAAACCTGATCCTGGCCATGCTGGGGGAGCAGTTCATGGTTGGAGAGGAGATCTGCGGGGCTGTGGTGTCAGTACGCTTCCAG GAGGACATCATCTCCATTTGGAACAAAACAGCAAGTGACCAGGCGACCACGGCCCGCATCAGAGACACGCTGCGCAGAGTCCTCAACCTGCCTCCcaacaccatcatggagtacaagacacacacagacagcattaA AGCATGGGAAGACTTCCATGGTCTGGTGAATGCTAGCGGCGGACGTTAA
- the LOC121908802 gene encoding phospholipid scramblase family member 5, protein MSAVTNQPLPIGQLEREKHIQMIFRAFQNRCGPSCESHNRSPGPKPGQTPPDWASAEQLSGPAPEMKIENGHVEPTGKLNQPDEEEQWLEGAEGSDSLTVLDTVSQIHITARPELQGPQCVPRRIYSIATGASRSQFLVAVEESSCVCLQCCGPARACSLQGFDRQGRQVFYFERPLRVDACCFGCCLMELRAYTPKKHLIGTVHQRWSMFTPLLEVWDSEGASTIRIQGSCCPCRCFSNQQFQIVSNIGEKIGTIWKKWPGFNDERNMDHEYFGLEVPPSMESQTKLLLLAATFLINHMFFEMS, encoded by the exons ATGTCAGCGGTGACCAATCAGCCTCTTCCAATTGGTCAACTGGAGCGAGAGAAACACATCCAGATGATCTTCAGAGCTTTCCAGAACAGGTGCGGACCTTCATGTGAGAGTCACAATCGCTCACCTGGACCCAAACCCGGTCAAACACCACCTGACTGGGCATCTGCTGAGCAGCTGTCAGGTCCTGCTCCTGAGATGAAGATAGAGAACGGCCATGTGGAGCCAACAGGAAAACTGAACCAGCCAGATGAGGAGGAGCAGTGGCTTGAAGGTGCAGAGGGATCAGACTCTTTGACTGTGCTGGATACAGTCAGCCAGATTCATATCACTGCCAGACCAGAGTTGCAAG GTCCACAGTGTGTTCCCAGGAGGATCTACAGCATCGCCACAGGAGCCAGCAGGTCACAATTCCTTGTGGCGGTAGAAG AGAGCTCTTGTGTGTGCCTCCAGTGTTGCGGTCCAGCTCGGGCCTGTTCCTTGCAGGGTTTTGACCGTCAGGGCCGGcaggtcttttattttgaacgGCCGCTCAGGGTGGACGCCTGCTGCTTTGGTTGCTGCCTTATGGAGCTGAGGGCCTACACACCTAAAAAGCATCTTATTGGCACTGTACACCAGAG GTGGAGCATGTTCACCCCGCTCCTCGAAGTGTGGGATTCAGAGGGAGCATCTACCATCAGGATCCAGGGCTCCTGCTGCCCGTGTCGCTGCTTCTCCAACCAGCAATTCCAG ATTGTCTCCAATATTGGTGAGAAAATTGGCACAATATGGAAGAAATGGCCTGGCTTCAATGACGAACGTAACATGGACCATGAATATTTTGGATTGGAGG TGCCACCAAGTATGGAATCACAAACCAAACTGTTGCTGCTGGCAGCCACATTCTTAATA AATCATATGTTTTTTGAGATGAGCTga
- the chrng gene encoding acetylcholine receptor subunit gamma: protein MDSGPPLSLSLLLGVFMISTTASAVNLEGELFKDLMKGYNKNVRPMENSGDITQVQIKMTLTNLISLNEKEEALTTSIWIEMQWCDYRLRWDQPPRSALYGNLTSELRVPSKSIWLPDIILENNVDGQFEVALYCNALVSSNGCVYWLPPAIYRSACSITVNYFPFDWQNCTMVFRSQTYSANEIEIVLKEEDDHTFEWINIDPEAFTENGEWVIKHRPAKNVINTQYTKDEREYQEVVFFLIIQRKPLFYIINIIAPCVLFSSLGLLVYFLPAKAGGQKCTMSIATLLGQTVFLFLIAKKVPETSKAVPLIGKYLMFVMSVTTMVVMNCVIVLNVSLRTPNTHVMTDRVRKIFLNILPRLLRMQMQPWTPNNDNTSETDSNDVFPVSCRRRSSMTLITKAEEYVMKTARTELMFARLKERNGLMRSVMEKLHEGLEEGTAEELSASLAKVSPELRQCVASCKHIAETARHQNNFQNENEEWFLVARVIDRVCFIVMALVFFIGTIGIFLMGHFNQPPSSPFLGDPKKYLPSMDNLTDLTESGVGADLLG, encoded by the exons atggattCTGGACCTCCGCTCTCTCTGTCACTCCTCTTGGGGGTGTTTATGATTTCCACCACAG CCTCAGCAGTCAACCTCGAAGGGGAACTTTTCAAGGATTTGATGAAAGGGTACAACAAGAACGTTCGGCCCATGGAGAACAGTGGGGACATCACTCAAGTCCAAATCAAGATGACACTCACCAACCTCATCTCCCTG AATGAAAAGGAGGAGGCCCTGACAACCAGCATCTGGATAGAAATG CAATGGTGTGACTACAGGCTCAGATGGGACCAACCACCCAGGTCAGCTTTGTATGGGAACCTCACTTCTGAGCTACGTGTCCCTTCCAAGAGTATATGGCTGCCTGACATCATACTAGAAAACAA TGTGGACGGACAGTTCGAGGTAGCGCTTTACTGCAATGCACTGGTGTCTTCTAATGGTTGTGTGTACTGGCTGCCTCCTGCCATCTACCGCAGCGCTTGTTCCATCACCGTCAACTACTTTCCCTTTGACTGGCAGAACTGCACTATGGTGTTTCG CTCCCAGACTTACAGCGCCaatgaaattgaaattgttCTCAAAGAGGAGGATGACCACACGTTTGAGTGGATAAATATCGACCCCGAGGCTTTCACAG AGAATGGAGAGTGGGTCATCAAACATAGGCCGGCCAAGAATGTGATCAACACTCAGTACACAAAGGATGAACGGGAGTACCAGGAGGTGgtcttcttcctcatcatccAGAGAAAGCCCCTTTTctacatcatcaacatcatcgCTCCCTGTGTGCTCTTCTCCTCCCTCGGCCTGCTTGTTTACTTCTTACCTGCCAAAG CCGGCGGTCAGAAGTGCACCATGTCTATTGCCACTCTTCTGGGCCAGactgtcttcctcttccttaTCGCTAAGAAGGTTCCAGAAACATCAAAGGCGGTACCTCTTATTGGAAA GTATCTAATGTTTGTGATGTCAGTGACCACCATGGTAGTGATGAACTGTGTGATCGTTCTCAACGTATCCCTGAGAACCCCAAACACTCACGTTATGACAGACAGAGTCCGAAAG ATCTTTCTGAACATCCTGCCTCGACTGCTGAGGATGCAAATGCAGCCCTGGACACCAAACAATGACAACACCTCAGAAACTGACAGTAATGATGTGTTCCCTGTCTCCTGCCGACGCCGCAGCTCCATGACCCTCATCACCAAGGCAGAGGAATATGTCATGAAAACTGCTCGGACTGAACTCATGTTTGCCAGACTCAAAGAGAGAAATGGATTGATGAGATCAGTGATGGAGAAGCTAC ATGAGGGGCTGGAGGAGGGTACAGCAGAGGAGCTCAGCGCTAGTCTGGCAAAGGTCTCTCCAGAGCTGAGGCAGTGTGTGGCCTCATGCAAACACATAGCTGAAACTGCAAGGCATCAGAACAACTTCCAAAAT GAGAATGAAGAGTGGTTCCTGGTCGCCCGGGTGATCGACAGGGTTTGCTTTATTGTCATGGCTTTGGTCTTTTTTATCGGCACCATCGGGATTTTCCTGATGGGCCATTTCAACCAGCCTCCCTCCTCACCTTTCCTTGGGGATCCCAAGAAGTACCTCCCTTCAATGGACAATCTCACAGATCTAACTGAGAGCGGGGTAGGAGCGGACCTCCTGGGGTGa
- the prss56 gene encoding uncharacterized protein prss56, with protein MLLLISLMFMGLDCLLGAPTGREVYRMPQSALKALSDRGTVVLEAAMTSALSALERASSERSRAEAGCRGCVPCLFQDCGQQSGSCSSPANALSEPSCDVITKAQKLQDEAERSWALSQACAYYQHRCPPGDLDKESCIRIMGESCSARVLQCSLLNTMQNLEPATQTHVQAVCGQRSSTVQNITQPRSRIVGGSPAPPGSWPWLVNLQLDGGLMCGGVLVDSSWVVTAAHCFAGSRSESYWTAVVGEFDITKTDPDEQVLKVNRIIPHPKFNPKTFNNDIALVELTSPVVLSDRVTPVCLPSGMEPPTGSPCLVAGWGSLYEDGPSADVVMEAKVPLLPQSTCKSALGKELVTNTMLCAGYLSGGIDSCQGDSGGPLIYQDRISGRFQLYGITSWGDGCGEKGKPGVYTRVSAFSDWIQDEIQKSFGSREPTCPELLKTTEMTEEEQRSEFSSLCRFYTLTCPPGQTASSCSRMAEDKCLNRFKKCQLRSFLQTLLDLLQRAEDYIRDKVDLTFFTQTLPQLVEHIYSTAFTHTRERRDLGLSRGLTQIEEQLGGAVVPEEQGPSPVPPALFREVGPLVDDWEKYLRGIAEDMDKQHIDSSTDVSSTSTQQEENIFMQAGESSLQQLEGEYKSAILALRSKLDSKAAPPILHLDTTYLQEESPNTSPIPTSSSGTQVHTSPAASSQKSPEPWSLLTALMNEIQTLRTQDETATEAESQSEMSSSRIVSPDVTWDATSDDLTFVENGELTSSPVQSTTVVQPITVGDGTETTAQPRQTAHAVKPLSLHRKYRSLLHKRQIPGASGKICTGVRESSQQVSQVRDSYRWVLSIPSKNLHMNFQEVLVDLSSKNDRGLYQARVRAVVGGRPLTFYSLVGLENESFYRSVPRIIALALEALKT; from the exons atgctgctgctgatatCACTGATGTTTATGGGGCTGGACTGCTTGCTGGGAGCCCCAACAGGTAGAGAAGTCTACAGGATGCCCCAGAGTGCACTCAAAG CTCTGTCTGATCGTGGTACTGTGGTTCTGGAAGCGGCCATGACGAGTGCCCTGTCCGCTCTTGAGCGCGCATCATCTGAGAGGAGTCGGGCCGAGGCGGGCTGCAGGGGCTGTGTTCCCTGTCTGTTTCAGGACTGTGGACAGCAGTCTGGATCCTGCT CTTCTCCTGCCAATGCCTTATCAGAGcccagctgtgatgtcatcaccaaAGCCCAGAAGCTTCAAGATGAAGCTGAGCGGAGTTGGGCTTTGAGCCAGGCCTGTGCTTACTATCAGCATCGCTGTCCACCTGGTGACTTGGACAAGGAGAGCTGCATCAGGATCATGGGTGAGAGTTGCAGTGCTCGCGTCCTCCAGTGCAGCCTGCTTAACACAATGCAGAACCTGGAACCTGCTACACAGACGCACGTACAGG CAGTGTGCGGTCAGAGGTCGTCCACGGTGCAGAACATCACGCAGCCTCGCTCCAGGATTGTGGGTGGCTCCCCTGCTCCTCCAGGCAGCTGGCCCTGGCTGGTCAACCTGCAGCTAGATGGTGGCCTAATGTGCGGAGGGGTCCTGGTGGACAGCTCCTGGGTGGTCACTGCTGCGCATTGCTTTGCTGG CAGCCGCAGTGAGAGCTACTGGACGGCTGTGGTGGGGGAGTTTGACATCACCAAGACTGACCCTGATGAACAGGTTCTCAAAGTCAACCGCATCATCCCTCATCCTAAG TTCAACCCAAAGACCTTTAACAATGATATAGCCCTGGTGGAGCTGACATCCCCTGTGGTCCTGTCTGATCGTGTCACCCCTGTGTGTCTCCCCTCTGGCATGGAGCCCCCTACTGGCAGCCCATGCCTGGTGGCGGGCTGGGGCTCCCTCTATGAGG ATGGCCCATCTGCTGACGTGGTGATGGAAGCCAAAGTGCCCCTGCTGCCTCAGAGCACTTGTAAGAGTGCCCTCGGCAAAGAACTGGTCACCAACACTATGCTGTGTGCTGGCTATCTCTCTGGAGGTATAGACTCCTGTCAG GGAGATTCTGGAGGCCCCCTTATCTACCAGGACAGGATTTCGGGCCGGTTCCAGCTCTATGGTATTACCTCCTGGGGAGATGGCTGTGGGGAGAAGGGAAAGCCTGGAGTCTACACTCGGGTGTCTGCTTTTTCCGACTGGATTCAGGATGAGATACAGA AGTCATTTGGGAGCCGGGAGCCAACATGTCCAGAGCTTCTAAAGACAACAGAAATGACTGAGGAGGAACAGAGGTCTGAGTTCAGCTCTCTTTGTCGCTTTTACACTCTAACCTGTCCTCCCGGTCAGACTGCCAGCTCTTGCAGCCGAATGGCCGAGGACAAATGCCTCAACCGCTTCAAGAAATGTC AGTTGCGTTCGTTCCTGCAGACCCTGTTGGACTTGCTCCAGAGGGCTGAGGACTACATCAGGGACAAAGTTGACTTGACCTTCTTCACCCAGACTCTCCCTCAGCTGGTTGAGCACATCTACAGCACAGCTTTCACTCACaccagagagaggagggacCTGGGCCTGAGTCGTGGTCTCACGCAGATTGAAG AACAGCTAGGTGGAGCTGTGGTGCCAGAGGAGCAGGGTCCCTCTCCAGTTCCTCCAGCCTTATTCAGAGAGGTGGGCCCCTTGGTGGATGACTGGGAGAAATACCTGAGAGGCATAGCTGAGGACATGGATAAACAACACATTGACTCATCCACAGACGTCTCCTCTACATCAACACAAcaggaggaaaacatttttatgcag GCAGGGGAGTCCTCGCTTCAACAGCTAGAGGGAGAATATAAATCTGCCATCTTGGCTCTGCGCTCTAAACTGGACTCAAAAGCTGCTCCTCCCATCCTGCACTTGGACACAACCTACCTCCAGGAGGAGTCTCCCAACACTTCACCTATTCCCACTTCTTCCAGTGGAACACAAGTCCACACCAGTCCCGCTGCCTCCTCCCAGAAATCCCCGGAGCCATGGTCACTTCTAACAGCCCTGATGAATGAAATTCAGACATTAAGAACACAAGATGAAACTGCGACAGAAGCTGAGTCACAAAGTGAAATGTCGTCCAGTAGAATTGTTTCTCCTGATGTGACGTGGGACGCCACATCGGATGATCTTACTTTTGTTGAGAATGGAGAATTAACATCCAGTCCAGTGCAGTCAACAACAGTCGTCCAGCCAATCACTGTGGGTGACGGCACGGAGACGACTGCTCAGCCCAGACAAACTGCACATGCTGTCAAGCCTCTAAGTCTCCACAGAAAATACAGGAGCCTTCTTCACAAGAGGCAGATACCTGGGGCCAGTGGGAAAA TTTGTACTGGGGTGAGAGAGTCCTCACAGCAAGTCAGCCAAGTCAGAGACTCTTACCGCTGGGTGTTAAGCATCCCAAGCAAGAACCTGCACATGAACTTCCAAGAG GTGTTAGTTGATCTGAGCTCAAAGAATGATCGAGGACTTTACCAGGCACGGGTTAGAGCTGTAGTGGGAGGACGACCTTTGACCTTCTACAGTCTTGTGGGCCTGGAGAATGAATCATTCTACCGCAGTGTGCCAAGGATCATCGCTTTGGCACTGGAGGCACTCAAGACTTAA